A DNA window from Deltaproteobacteria bacterium contains the following coding sequences:
- a CDS encoding PilN domain-containing protein produces the protein MIRINLLRTMGVSGVGTNIGTSASSGGEIISVDVRRQAAIKVAIILLFPILLFIWEKLRINSLQSDQVQIQQKVTAVEAERASFGSTAPRVAKANKLKEKMTKEIKIIRELARNRLREVKALDQLQTILPDKTWISSIKIEGSKITMDGYALNESAITELMTALNTNAFFSGVQPKGQVQETNMLLGQITKFGFEFRVGNSEEN, from the coding sequence ATGATTCGAATTAACCTGCTAAGAACAATGGGAGTCTCTGGTGTTGGAACCAACATCGGGACTTCTGCGTCTAGCGGTGGCGAAATCATCTCGGTCGACGTTCGTCGGCAAGCGGCCATCAAGGTGGCGATCATTTTGCTATTCCCAATATTACTTTTTATCTGGGAAAAGCTTCGCATCAATTCCCTACAAAGTGATCAGGTGCAAATTCAGCAAAAGGTAACGGCTGTCGAGGCGGAAAGAGCTTCTTTCGGATCGACGGCACCCAGAGTTGCTAAGGCCAACAAGCTAAAAGAAAAAATGACGAAAGAGATCAAAATTATTCGCGAACTTGCGCGCAACCGGTTGCGTGAGGTGAAGGCGCTTGATCAGTTGCAGACGATCCTTCCAGATAAAACGTGGATCAGTTCCATCAAAATTGAAGGCAGTAAAATTACGATGGACGGTTATGCTTTAAACGAGTCCGCGATCACCGAGCTTATGACGGCACTCAACACGAATGCTTTCTTTTCCGGTGTTCAACCCAAGGGGCAGGTCCAGGAAACCAACATGCTACTCGGTCAAATTACTAAATTTGGATTTGAGTTCCGTGTCGGCAATTCGGAGGAGAACTGA
- the pilO gene encoding type 4a pilus biogenesis protein PilO, producing MEKYILQLGELTWSKVIFGGIIAAVLYWSLYYDDGATLEASILALQTQYTEAEKNLQETRQAMADTEKFEKEVRNNEIQFEKVLEYLPQEMNSNELTRMINEIVAQTGTRLLETKPQLNVERKEFYEITRIDLNIEGRFVGVVTFLSALSRVTKLLTFDKIEVLVSSKPGAGSLDDAPNVQLSGTLLGYRYLKDVEPGSAISAAGASAPTSGGPSGTTP from the coding sequence ATGGAAAAATACATCCTTCAGCTCGGCGAATTAACATGGAGCAAAGTGATCTTCGGTGGAATCATAGCGGCGGTGCTTTACTGGAGTCTTTATTACGACGATGGCGCCACTCTCGAGGCATCCATACTAGCCCTTCAAACTCAGTACACAGAGGCGGAAAAAAACCTGCAAGAAACTAGACAGGCAATGGCCGATACAGAGAAGTTCGAAAAAGAAGTTCGAAATAACGAAATTCAGTTTGAGAAAGTGCTCGAGTATCTCCCGCAAGAAATGAATTCGAATGAATTGACCAGAATGATAAACGAGATCGTCGCACAAACAGGAACTCGATTACTCGAGACGAAGCCGCAGCTGAATGTTGAACGGAAAGAATTCTATGAGATCACGAGAATTGATCTAAATATAGAAGGTCGATTTGTCGGAGTCGTTACTTTTTTGTCGGCCCTTTCCCGTGTTACGAAACTGCTTACCTTTGATAAAATCGAAGTGCTGGTCAGTTCGAAACCTGGCGCCGGTAGTCTTGACGACGCCCCAAATGTTCAGCTTTCTGGCACCTTGCTGGGATACCGATATTTGAAAGACGTCGAGCCAGGCAGCGCAATTAGTGCCGCAGGCGCAAGCGCTCCAACAAGCGGAGGACCTAGTGGCACAACACCTTAA
- a CDS encoding pilus assembly protein PilP: MAQHLKICLRSFLVSMLVEVGLAMSPLYLPTVQAQTPPADPAAPAAAAAPAVGGTAQGQDGKTVNPAESAKQLEALADELFLQGMMDAFEYDPRGRRDPFVQPVLDRPVPMGARHGPFLALQRFDISTLKLVGIIWDVKRPRAMITDPGGKIHIVGPNAKIGPRNGYIAVIREGEIVVVETVEGEGGRLASSAQVIKLAK, from the coding sequence GTGGCACAACACCTTAAGATATGCCTACGAAGTTTTCTGGTTTCCATGCTGGTCGAGGTTGGATTGGCGATGTCACCGCTTTATTTGCCGACGGTACAAGCGCAAACACCTCCAGCTGACCCAGCAGCACCCGCTGCTGCTGCGGCGCCGGCTGTCGGAGGAACGGCCCAGGGTCAAGATGGCAAAACAGTTAATCCCGCCGAGTCGGCAAAGCAACTTGAAGCGCTAGCTGATGAGCTGTTTTTGCAGGGTATGATGGATGCTTTTGAATACGATCCCCGTGGTCGCCGCGATCCATTTGTCCAGCCTGTGTTGGATCGCCCGGTACCGATGGGCGCAAGGCATGGCCCGTTCTTGGCGTTACAACGTTTTGATATCAGCACGCTCAAGTTGGTCGGCATTATTTGGGATGTTAAAAGACCGCGCGCGATGATTACCGACCCTGGCGGAAAAATTCACATCGTTGGACCAAACGCGAAAATCGGTCCACGCAATGGCTACATCGCGGTTATTCGCGAAGGTGAAATTGTTGTTGTTGAGACTGTCGAAGGTGAGGGCGGACGACTGGCCTCGTCTGCGCAGGTTATAAAGCTCGCGAAATAG